The following coding sequences lie in one Micromonospora sp. R77 genomic window:
- a CDS encoding DUF4032 domain-containing protein — protein sequence MRITSALVDPALLDLPWSTPLEEWPAQHLVALPQGISRHIVRFVRLGDYVYAFKETRERIAEREYDLLRALERIDFPSVEAVAVVADRQTDDGEPLESVLITRHLQFSLPYRALFSNTLRPETMNRLLDALAALIVRMHLTGFFWGDCSLSNTLFRRDAGAFAAYLVDAETGALHTSLSEGQRGEDLEIARVNIFGEALDLQAAGLLHESIDPEVVCEEVVARYERLWHEITYEQQIEREARHDIEGRIRRLNELGFDVAEVAMSTADNGRYLVRPKVVDAGYHTRRLLRLTGLDAEENQARRLLNDLDAYRVESDLVDEQQAAHRWLTEVFEPVVRAVPAHLRRKLEPQELFAQIIEHKWLLSEQAGRDVGMRQAVHSYLADVLVHRPDEQAVLGVEVPTAG from the coding sequence GTGCGGATCACCTCGGCTCTCGTCGACCCGGCGCTGCTCGACCTTCCCTGGTCGACCCCGCTGGAGGAGTGGCCTGCCCAGCACCTGGTCGCGCTGCCGCAGGGCATCTCGCGGCACATCGTGCGCTTCGTCCGCCTCGGCGACTACGTGTACGCGTTCAAGGAGACCCGCGAGCGGATCGCCGAGCGGGAGTACGACCTGCTCCGCGCCCTGGAACGGATCGACTTCCCGTCGGTCGAGGCGGTGGCGGTCGTCGCCGACCGGCAGACCGACGACGGGGAGCCGCTGGAGTCGGTGCTGATCACCCGGCACCTGCAGTTCTCGCTGCCCTACCGGGCGCTCTTCTCCAACACGCTCCGGCCGGAGACGATGAACCGGCTGCTGGACGCGCTCGCCGCGCTGATCGTACGGATGCACCTGACCGGTTTCTTCTGGGGCGACTGCTCGCTGTCGAACACGCTGTTCCGCCGGGACGCGGGTGCCTTCGCCGCCTACCTGGTGGACGCCGAGACGGGGGCGCTGCACACCTCGCTCTCCGAGGGCCAGCGCGGCGAGGACCTGGAGATCGCGCGGGTCAACATCTTCGGTGAGGCGCTGGACCTGCAGGCCGCCGGGCTGCTGCACGAGTCGATCGACCCGGAGGTGGTCTGCGAGGAGGTCGTGGCCCGCTACGAGCGGCTCTGGCACGAGATCACCTACGAGCAGCAGATCGAGCGGGAGGCCCGGCACGACATCGAGGGCCGGATCCGCCGCCTCAACGAGCTGGGCTTCGACGTCGCCGAGGTGGCCATGTCGACCGCCGACAACGGGCGTTACCTGGTTCGGCCCAAGGTGGTCGACGCCGGCTACCACACCCGTCGGCTGCTCCGGCTGACCGGCCTGGACGCCGAGGAGAACCAGGCCCGGCGGCTCCTCAACGACCTGGACGCCTACCGGGTGGAGAGCGACCTGGTCGACGAGCAGCAGGCCGCGCACCGCTGGCTCACCGAGGTCTTCGAGCCGGTGGTCCGGGCGGTGCCGGCGCACCTGCGCCGCAAGCTGGAGCCGCAGGAGCTCTTCGCGCAGATCATCGAGCACAAGTGGCTGCTCTCCGAGCAGGCCGGCCGGGACGTGGGCATGCGCCAGGCGGTGCACTCCTATCTGGCGGACGTGCTGGTGCACCGCCCCGACGAGCAGGCCGTCCTCGGCGTCGAGGTGCCCACCGCCGGCTGA
- a CDS encoding phosphatase PAP2 family protein, producing the protein MRLRPVRPAGWWWDAALLAALVALTVALATGHLFGLDRAVADWAGAHRPTAARWLAMILNYLGQGTPLTLLAAGLGVLLAVRLRSVRPVLPPVTAFVLTFLTIGPLKVWTARPAPTASVKEPFLPPDRTLPLFQHDLPVSYAQSYPSGHVANAIVWYGVLALLLGPLLASFGRTVPPHLVTLVRVLPPVIVLGTTTYLGWHWLTDSVAGLLLGLLLDRILRRVPWDDLPLPGRFRNWNRPFTSYP; encoded by the coding sequence CTGCGACTCCGCCCCGTCCGACCGGCCGGCTGGTGGTGGGACGCGGCCCTGCTGGCCGCCCTCGTCGCGCTGACCGTGGCGCTCGCCACCGGCCACCTGTTCGGCCTGGACCGGGCGGTCGCCGACTGGGCGGGGGCCCACCGGCCGACCGCGGCCCGTTGGCTCGCCATGATCCTCAACTACCTGGGCCAGGGCACCCCGCTGACACTGCTCGCCGCCGGGCTGGGCGTGCTGCTGGCGGTCCGGCTCCGGTCGGTCCGCCCGGTGCTGCCGCCGGTGACCGCGTTCGTGCTCACCTTCCTGACCATCGGCCCGCTGAAGGTGTGGACCGCCCGACCGGCACCCACCGCCAGCGTCAAGGAGCCGTTTCTGCCGCCGGACCGGACGCTGCCGCTGTTCCAGCACGACCTGCCGGTGAGCTACGCCCAGTCGTACCCGTCCGGGCACGTCGCCAACGCCATCGTCTGGTACGGCGTGCTCGCGCTGCTGCTCGGTCCGCTGCTGGCCAGCTTCGGCCGGACGGTCCCGCCCCACCTGGTCACCCTGGTCCGGGTGCTGCCGCCGGTGATCGTGCTCGGCACCACCACCTACCTGGGCTGGCACTGGCTGACCGACTCGGTCGCCGGGCTGCTGCTGGGGCTGCTGCTGGACCGGATCCTGCGCCGGGTGCCCTGGGACGACCTGCCCCTGCCGGGCAGGTTCCGGAACTGGAACCGGCCGTTCACCTCGTACCCCTAG
- a CDS encoding APC family permease — MDELRRRLGVPDAVVIGLGSMLGAGVFVVFAPAAAAAGGAGVLVALALAGFIAWCNATSSARLAARYPESGGTYVYGRERLHPFAGFVAGWGFVVGKTASCAAMALTIGAYLWPGRARLVAVVAVVAVTAVNLRGIGKTAMATCALVAVVLSVLTLVAVTGAPHVAVDRLDGLAGTGIRGVLTAAGLLFFAFAGYARIATLGEEVRDPARTIPRAVPLALGTVLAIYLVLAVVALGVLGEDRLAASTAPLADVVTAAGLPGLAWVVRAGATVAVTGVLLSLLAGVGRTTLAMARRRDLPHGLAAVHPRYGVPHRAEVAVAAVVVVVVALGDVRSAIGFSSCTVLVYYAIANASALTLGREPGRRTPVQLLAALGLVGCLVLAVSLPTASVLAGFGVLALGAAGYALRHAVTRRA, encoded by the coding sequence GTGGACGAACTGCGGCGGCGGCTGGGCGTACCCGATGCGGTGGTCATCGGTCTGGGGTCGATGCTCGGCGCGGGCGTCTTCGTGGTCTTCGCCCCGGCCGCGGCGGCGGCCGGTGGGGCCGGAGTGCTCGTCGCGCTGGCCCTGGCCGGCTTCATCGCCTGGTGCAACGCGACCAGCTCGGCGCGGCTGGCCGCCCGCTACCCGGAGTCCGGCGGCACCTACGTCTACGGCCGGGAACGGCTGCACCCGTTCGCCGGCTTCGTCGCCGGCTGGGGATTCGTGGTCGGCAAGACGGCGAGCTGCGCGGCGATGGCGTTGACCATCGGGGCGTACCTCTGGCCCGGCCGGGCGCGGCTCGTCGCGGTCGTGGCGGTGGTGGCGGTGACCGCGGTGAACCTGCGCGGCATCGGCAAGACCGCGATGGCGACGTGCGCGCTGGTCGCCGTCGTGCTGTCGGTGCTCACGTTGGTCGCGGTGACCGGTGCGCCGCACGTCGCGGTGGACCGGCTGGACGGTCTGGCCGGCACCGGGATCCGGGGCGTGCTCACCGCTGCCGGGCTGCTCTTCTTCGCCTTCGCCGGGTACGCCCGGATCGCCACCCTGGGCGAGGAGGTCCGCGACCCGGCCCGGACCATCCCCCGCGCGGTGCCGCTGGCCCTGGGTACGGTGCTGGCGATCTACCTGGTGCTGGCCGTCGTCGCGCTGGGCGTGCTCGGCGAGGACCGGCTGGCCGCCTCGACCGCGCCGCTGGCCGACGTGGTGACCGCCGCCGGGCTGCCCGGCCTGGCCTGGGTGGTCCGGGCCGGCGCGACCGTGGCGGTGACCGGGGTGCTGCTCTCCCTGCTCGCCGGGGTGGGCCGGACGACCCTCGCGATGGCCCGCCGCCGCGACCTGCCCCACGGGCTGGCCGCCGTGCACCCCCGGTACGGGGTGCCGCACCGCGCCGAGGTGGCGGTCGCCGCCGTGGTGGTCGTGGTGGTGGCGCTCGGCGACGTCCGCAGCGCGATCGGCTTCTCCAGCTGCACGGTGCTGGTCTACTACGCGATCGCCAACGCCTCCGCGCTCACCCTCGGCCGGGAGCCGGGACGGCGGACGCCGGTGCAGCTGCTCGCCGCCCTGGGAC